The following are encoded in a window of Gossypium raimondii isolate GPD5lz chromosome 13, ASM2569854v1, whole genome shotgun sequence genomic DNA:
- the LOC128036063 gene encoding cytochrome P450 CYP749A22-like, whose protein sequence is MIPAVVASVETMLEKWKSKEGKEIEVFQEFRLLTSEVISRTAFGSSYLEGEKIFDMLVTLTVIAGRNIYKAEIPIIRLLKKGKPK, encoded by the exons ATGATTCCAGCAGTAGTTGCTAGCGTTGAAACCATGCTTGAGAAATGGAAAAGTAAGGAGGGCAAAGAGATAGAAGTGTTCCAAGAGTTCAGATTATTGACTTCAGAAGTGATATCCAGAACCGCCTTTGGTAGCAGTTACTTGGAAGGGGAGAAGATTTTTGACATGTTGGTGACGTTGACAGTAATTGCAGGcagaaatatttataaagcaGAGATTCCCATCATCAG attgttaaaaaaaggGAAGCCAAAGTAG
- the LOC105781995 gene encoding cytochrome P450 CYP749A22-like: MAKLKTITMIINETLRLYPPISGVIRKVGREVRLGTLVLPTHSEVDMRIIALHHDPDLWGDDVDLFKPERFAEGIAEATKYNAAAFMPFGLGPRSCVGMSFTIIQAKIALSMILQRYTINLSPSYVHAPLQRLTLRPQHGIQLLFHSLRYDA, translated from the exons ATGGCCAAATTAAAGACG ATTACCATGATTATCAATGAAACTTTACGGCTCTATCCTCCTATAAGTGGCGTGATAAGAAAAGTAGGAAGAGAAGTCCGATTAGGAACACTTGTCCTGCCTACTCATTCAGAGGTCGACATGCGAATCATAGCACTTCACCATGATCCTGACTTATGGGGAGATGATGTTGATCTTTTCAAACCAGAGAGGTTTGCTGAAGGGATAGCCGAAGCTACAAAGTACAATGCAGCTGCATTTATGCCCTTTGGATTGGGACCTCGATCTTGCGTAGGCATGAGCTTTACAATCATTCAAGCGAAAATTGCACTGTCCATGATTCTGCAACGCTACACTATCAACCTCTCCCCTAGCTATGTTCATGCACCTTTACAACGTCTTACACTCAGGCCACAACATGGGATTCAGTTGTTGTTTCATTCACTACGTTATGATGCTTAA
- the LOC105781990 gene encoding uncharacterized protein LOC105781990 yields the protein MGFAFAYRLILVVAVASVLGISLANKDWGSPNSNYTGWGWGWGWGSSKSNHTGQGFNNHPVNETQGPKKIIVGGSENWHFGFNYSDWAFNNAPFYFNDTLVFKYDPPSNTTFPHSVYLFPDRWSYLNCDLKRAKMVANATQGGGDGFEFVLKRWTPYYFACGERNGFHCKVGSMRFMVMPLFRWHY from the exons ATGGGTTTCGCATTTGCATATCGACTTATCTTAGTCGTGGCAGTTGCTTCCGTGTTGGGAATAAGCCTGGCAAATAAAGACTGGGGCTCCCCTAATTCCAACTACACTGGTTGGGGTTGGGGCTGGGGCTGGGGCTCCTCGAAGTCTAACCACACTGGTCAAGGCTTTAATAACCATCCCGTGAATGAAACTCAAGGACCCAAAAAGATAATTGTTGGTGGATCAGAAAACTGGCATTTCGGCTTCAACTACTCCGATTGGGCATTCAACAATGCACCCTTTTACTTCAACGATACTCTAG TGTTCAAGTACGATCCACCAAGCAACACCACATTCCCTCACAGCGTTTACTTGTTTCCCGACCGATGGAGCTACTTGAATTGCGACTTAAAGAGAGCGAAGATGGTGGCAAATGCAACCCAAGGCGGTGGCGATGGGTTCGAGTTTGTGCTGAAGAGGTGGACACCCTATTACTTTGCTTGTGGTGAGCGTAATGGCTTCCATTGTAAGGTCGGCAGCATGAGGTTCATGGTGATGCCACTCTTTCGTTGGCATTACTAA